The genomic interval GCTATTGCTGAACTACTTGTCCTTTGCGGTGAGCGCAGCTATGTTCGGCCCTTTTCTTGTACGTCGGCCTGACGTCATTTTGGTTTTTGAGCCGTCGCCGGTCACTGTGGGCTTTCCAGCTGCGGTCCTGCGCCGGGTGTTTCAGGTGCCGGTAGCCTTCTGGGTGCAGGATCTCTGGCCGGAGAGTCTGGTGGCCACTGGCAGTCTGCGTAACCGCCGCGCACTGGCGTTGGTGAGCCGGATAGTGCGTTGGATTTACCGTCACTGTGATCTGCTTCTGGTTCAGTCTAGGGCCTTCTCCCGTTCATTAGTAAAACACGGCGTGAGCCTCTCAAAGATCGAATATCTCCCCAACAGTGCTGAGGCGTTCTACCGTCCAGTAGCGATTCCGGCCGACGCACCTGAACGGCAACTGGTGCCGCAGGACGGCATCGTGAACTTGATGTTCGCAGGAAACCTGGGAGTCAGTCAGGATCTAGAAACACTAGTGGACGCTGCAGCGCAGTTACGGCACGAGCCGGTCCGCTGGCTAATTTTGGGAGATGGTCGTCAGCGCCCCTGGCTGGAGGAGGAGATCCGGCGTCGGGAACTGCAGAGCTGCATCCACCTGCTTGGTAGCTACCCGGCGGAAACCATGCCTCGCTTCTTCGCGCTGGCAGATATATTGCTGGTCAGCCTTAAGGACGATCCGGCGTTTCGCGCCACCATTCCGTCTAAGCTACAGTCTTATCTGGCATGCGGACGCCCAGTGCTGGCGGCGCTCAATGGTGAGGGCGCTCGTGTCACTCTCGATGCTGGCGCTGGCCTCACTGTAGCCGCCGAGCGGCCAGATGAACTGGCGAGGGCAGTGCTTGAGTTTATCCGGCTGTCTCCAACTCAACGTGAAGAAATGGGTGAGAGAGGGAGACGTTACTTCCTGCGTAACTTTGAGCGGGGATACCTGCTACACCAACTGATCGAGCTGCTTGGCAGCGTAGCTACACGCGGCATCACGAAGGAGCCCAAAGCATGAAACTTCTGATTCTCGGCGGCGATGGCATGTTCGGACACCAGTTTTATCGCCATATGCGTGACAAGCACGACGTTCGCGTGACCGTCCGGCAAGACTTCAGCGCCTACGCACCATTTGGCCTATTTGATCCGCGGCGTACTTACACTGGCATTGACGTCCGCTCGACTGACCGCCTGATGGAAGTGATGGCCGATTTCCACCCCGAGGCCGTAATTAACGCAGTGGGAATCGTCAAGCAGCGCCACACTGCCAAAGAAAGCATTCCCAGTCTGGAAATCAACGCCCTCCTACCTCACCGCCTAACTGAGCTAACCCGCCTGTGTGGCGCGCGGCTAGTGCATCTCAGCACCGATTGTGTTTTTTCCGGGCGCAAGGGTCTGTATCAAGAAACTGACTTCCCTGACGCTGATGATCTGTACGGTAGAAGCAAGTACCTGGGGGAGGTGGCGGACAGCCACACCCTGACCCTGCGCACATCGATTATCGGTCCTGAACTCTCACGCAAGACCAGCCTGCTGGAGTGGGTGCTGGCTCAGAAAGGATCGGTATCAGGCTTTCAGAGAGCCATTTTCAGTGGTTTCACTACCCTGGAACTTTCACGCATTATTGAGAAGCTACTGCTCCAGCATCCTGACGCATCTGGCCTGTATCAGGTCTCGAGTGAGCCGATCGATAAATACCAGCTACTATTGCTAATCCGTGAAGCTTATCAGCTGCCGATTGATATCGTGCCGAACGATCAGTTGGTGATTGACCGTAGCCTGGATTCCAGCCGTTTCCGTCAGGAATTCAACTATCAGCCGCCCACCTGGCAGACGATGATCGATGAGGTAGCTGGGCAACGGCGTGCGGATGAATGCCAATCGCCCCTCGTAGCCAGTCAGGTGGACTGACATGAACAGGTGATCTGCCGCCGCGTGGATTGTTCCAAACTCATCTCTCGTAGCATGGTGCAGCATGAGAGCTTTTCCTGATTCGGGGAATGCGGCGCCACGGCGCTGGTTGGTGTGGCTGGCCTTACTTCCGGCTTTGCCTCCCATCCTCCTGTTAGGCCTCGTGGGCCTGCGGCAGTGGCATAGGTTGCCACGTGTGGTGCAGGCACTATTAGGTGTTTTCCTGAGCACGCAGCTGCTTGCCGCTCTACTCAGTCCAAGTCCGCTACTGGCTTTGGCGACCACTGCGCTGCGTACGACCCTGATGGTCGGGCTGCTGTGCCTGGGGGTACAGCTGGGCGAGCCTGCAACGCTGCGTGCTCTACGTTGGGGTCTGCTAATCGTGTACCTAACAGCCCTGATCAATGGCCTGGCGCTCCAGGGATGGGACCTTACGCAGCTGCGGCTTAGTCATCCCTATGTCACGCCTGTGTCGCTGGGGATGGCCGGAGCCCTGGGGTTGTGGTTGTCGCTGGAAACGCGACCAGAAGAACAGTGGCGCCAAGGTTTCCCCTGGCGCCTGGTGCTGGGCGTATTGGGCTTGCTCACTGCTGTTCTCAGTGGAAGCCGCGGACCACTCGCTGTGGCCTTCCTGGGCACGTTACTTCTGTTGGGCTGGCACAGGGGCAGGCGGTGGCGAGTGCTGGTTATTACGCTCTTGAGCACTGTGGCGCTGGGCGCACTGCTGCTGGGCGAGCGCAGCCAGCAACGGCCACTGGAGCGTCTGTTTACCCTGGACCTGACCGGACGCGACCTGATCTGGGAAGATGGCTTGAGCGTAGCTCAGACGCTCCCCTGGGCCGGCACCGGTACGCTGTTGTTGGGTCCGCGGATTGCGCCGCCCGGGGACAGCTGTACTTGGTTTGAAGCGCTTGAGGTCCGAGGGGTGGGCTGCCCAGCCGCTGTAGAACAGGTGAACAACGCCTGGGTATTCGCGCATAACGGTGTGGTGCAAGCGCTGGGTGAAACCGGGCTGATAGGTACGGCGGGGCTTTTCCTACTTCTGGGCGCCGTCCTGGCTGCTGCGTCAGGTGGCCCCCCGCTGATCCTGACACTGGTGGGCGGCCTACTGGTGGGGGACTTGACGGACAACGTTACGCTGGTGCCTGGTCCCTTCTTCTGCGCCGTATTCTGGCTGGCGGCTGGCGGCGCCCTAGCGAGGAACCCCCCTAGATGGTCAGCGGCCGGCAAGTGGGGCGGTGCGCTGCTCCTGGTGATGGCGTTCCCGATTTGGACACATTTCCTGCCGTCTAACCTGGACCGCCAGATCAGATTGACCGGGCTGATCTCTCCTACCTCGTGGCGTTCTGACGAACCCTATACAGCAGCCGCTCAGTTTAGGATTCCCCCTGGCCCGTACCGAGTGCAGCTGCGTTCCTGTCGTCAGAGCTGTGTGACTGTCGCCTCACACTCGTTTTCCAGTACTGGTGAAGCCGGGGCGTGGCAGTGGTTGCTGGGTCCCCTACCCAGTAGCCGTCAGGTGGGTGGGGCAGACGGTCAACCCTACGAACTTGAGCTGAGACTCTGGCCGGGTCGTAGCACTCCTTGGCGGACCCGCGCCCTGGCCAGCATAAGCTGGAAGGTCACGGTGAATCCATGAGTCGTTCAGCGGCGCCATTGCTGGGTATGGCCGCTACACTGGCCCTCCTGGGGAGCGCCATGGTGTATCTACCTGCCGCTCCTACACTGGCGTACTCGCTATCGACCGGCGGCTGTCAGCCTGGCAGGGCTCACTTCACAAGTGCGCAGCCGCCAGCGTTGCCAGGAGAATGGCACGGGAGCCATGGCTTCTTTGCCATTCCTGGAACGCTGGAACTGGAGTACTGCCGTTCCGGGCAGTTACAGATTCAGGCGCACGGGGACCTATCAAATAATGGCGGCGCCCCTTTGCTGTTCGTGCGGACCGATCAGGGCCAAACTGAAATGCTGGTCGGGACCTCCCGCATGTTAACCGTACCTGTTGGACACAGTGGCCGCGTGATTTTGGCTTTCCCTAATGATGAAACTGACGCGCTCTACCGCATTCTGACGATCGAACGTCTAACACTTTCAGGCTCCAGAACTTGCACATCAGCTCTAGTGCGCGATGAACGTGTTGAGTTTCAGGATGTTGCCACCGGCGCGGTGTACGACCAGAGAGGACAGCGGCTAGAACCCTGCACAACAGGCATGTTGTACATGACATTAAGTGGACCAGTGGTTGAGGGGGCTGGACCGAGGCTCCATCTAACTCAGGGAGGCCGGACGCTACTAGACCGGGAAATCCGCAGCCGCGTGTCAGTGCGGTTGCCTTTAAACAATACGGCCGCAGTCCAGCTTTCAGTCACTAATTTTGCCGCACGCAAGGTTCGGTACCGCAACCTCTTCCTGGACCGCATTCAATTCACACCTGATCGGTAGAGTTGCTGGGCATTACTCATCTGTGCTTAAGTCAGTAACGAAGCGGTCAAAGGCGTGGCCCGGATGAATGCCAGCGGGCGGTATTTACGGCGAATCTGTTGCCAACCCAAGGTCAGGGGAGCTTTCAACGTACGGACCGTCGGGGCGCAGAAGTTCCTCAAGACATTCCGTTTGATGTCCGCCCAGACCAACTCAATGGGATTGAGTTCTGGCGCGTCTCCCGGGAGAGGGACCAGCGACAGGCGTTCGTGACGAGCCACGAACGCCTGAACGACTTTGGCGCGGTGAATCATGGCCCGGTCCAGGACCACGACGACCTCTCCCACGATATGACGCAACAGGTGCTTCAGGAAGGCGACAACCTGAGGCGAACGAACCGCGCCGTGATGGGTGTGCTGGAAAAACTGTCCTACCGTGGTGATCGCTCCGATGACCGAGAGGTGTTCCCACCGCAGCCGAGTGGACACCACTGGCGTCTGCCCACAGCGGCCCCAGGTGCGCACCCTGGTCGTTTTTAACCTGAACCCGCGCTCGTCCAGGAAAGCCACGGTGTCGCCCTCAGCGATTTTTTTTCCCCAGCGCCTCACCGTGTACTCGAACCCAGGTGGCCACTTCTTCTTCGTTACGTTCCACGGCCCGCACCGCGGGCCGCTGATACGAGAACCCCCAGCGTCTGAGTGTGCGCGAGAGATGCCCACGATTGAGCCAGACCCCGAACTTCAGGCCGATCACCTCCCGAATACGCAGGGTGGTCCAGGCACTGGTTTCAAAGCCATGCTCGCGGGGATCACCTTCGATGATCGACTGAATCACCGCTTGCTGCTCAGCACTCAGGTGATGCGGGCGGCCAGTGGAACGGGAAGCGCGCAGCGCTTCCTCGCCTCAGTGGCGAAGCCGAGCACGCCAGACCCGAACGGTGACCTCTGCGACCCCAAACTGCTGTGCGAGGTCACGATTGGTCCGGGTTGGATCAGCGAGCAAGGGTTGGACTGCGAGACGTCATTCTTCCTGTTGGGCACGGGTCAGACGGCTGGGCCGCCAGGGAGCGAGGGACACACCTTATGTTACCCACTTATGCACAGATCAGTAGATGTGGACGCAGCCACCTCAGGGCTTGAAAAAGCACTCGCCTCCGCGTGGGCGGAGGCGAGCGTTCGTGGTGACCCCAACGGGATTCGAACCCGTATCGCTACCTTGAAAGGGTAGTGTCCTAACCGTTAGACGATGGGGCCACACCACTTCAGTTGTCGTTGGCTTGCGCCTTCGCTTCCTGCCTTTCAAGGGGCGCCGTTTCCGGCACGCAGAGAAAGATACAGGGTTAGGATGATTTCGTCAAGCGGAGCGTGGGAGGAAAGATTGAGGCGGGGTAAGCCAGGACGGCCACACCCCGCCTTAAAATTGGAATTACATGTGCAGGGCGCGTTTATCGGCGGCCAGGGCGGCTTCCTTCACGACCTCGGAGAGGGTGGGGTGGGCGTGCACGGTGCGGGCGAGGTCCTCGCTGCTGCCGCCGAATTCCATGATCGCGACCACCTCGCCGATCAGTTCGCTTACGCCGCCGCCGATCATGTGCACGCCGAGCAGTTTGTCGGTCTGGGCGTCCGCGATGATCTTCACGAAGCCGCGCGTGTCGCCGTGACCCAGGGCGCGGCCGTTGGCGCTGAACGGGAACTGCCCGGTCTTCACCTGGAGGCCCTTCTCCTTGGCCTGCTTCTCGGTCACGCCGGCCCAGGCAATCTCGGGGCTGGTGTAGATCACCCAGGGGATCACGTCGTAGTTCACGTGACCGGCCTGTCCGGCGATCATTTCCGCCAGCGCGACACCTTCCTCTTCGGCCTTGTGGGCGAGCATCGCCCCGCCGATCACGTCCCCGATGGCGTAGATGCCGGGCAGGTTCGTGCGGTAGTGATGGTCGACCTTCACGAAGCCGCGCTCATCCAGGGCGAGCCCGACCGCGTCGGCACCCAGGCCCGCGGTGTGGGGCACACGGCCGATGGAGACGATGAGTTTGTCAAAGCGCACCGTGACTTCCTGTTCCTTCTCGGTGTAGGTGACGCTCACACCGGTGTCGTCCTGCTCAACTCTGCTGATCTGCACGCCGAAGTGGAAGTCCAGGCCCTGCTTCTGGAACTGCTTGAGACCTTCCTTGGCAATGGCGTCGTCCGCGGCCATCAGGAAGCCCGGCAGGGCCTCCAGGACGGTCACCTGGGCGCCCAGGCGCCGCCAGACGCTGCCGAGTTCCAGGCCGATGACGCCCGCACCAATCACGCCGAGCTTGGTGGGCACCTCGGTGAAGGTCAGCGCGCCGCTGTTCTCCACAATATGCCCGCCGAAGGGAGCGAGGGGGAGCGCGCGGGGGCTGCTGCCAGTGGCGACGATCACGTGCTTGGCGTTCACTTCGGTGCCAGCGGCGTCGACAATCCAGCTGTCGCCGTCCTGCCGCACGAGGCGGCCCAGGCCGTGGAAGCTGGTGATCTTGTTCTTGCGGAACAGGAACGCCACGCCGCCCGTGAGTTTATCCACGACAGTGCTTTTGCGCGCGAGCATCTTCGTGAGGTCCACGCTGGCGCCCTGCACGTTGATGCCGTGCTCGGCGAAATCGTGCTGCATCATCTCGAACTTCTCGCTGGAGTCCAGCATGGCCTTGCTGGGAATGCAGCCCACGTTGAGGCAGGTGCCGCCCAGGGACGCTTTGCCGTTCCGCTCGAAGGCGTCCACGCAGGCGGTCCTGAACCCGAGCTGCGCCGCGCGAATGGCGGCCACATACCCCGCCGGGCCCCCACCGATCACCAGTACGTCGTAAGAATCCATAACGCTTTGAGCGTACCACCGCCCCACAAAGCCGGACGTGACGCGTTCCCCCGTCAGGGACAGGGCGCAGCGGAACGCAATGCACGCAACCAGGCACCTAGCGGCGGCGGTAGCGTTTGGCGGGCCGGCCCCCGGTGGGCGCGGCGGTGCTCACGCTGGCCTCGCCGGTGTCCACGAGGTGCTCCAGGTACCGCCAGGCGGTCACGCGGCTCAGGCCGAGCTGCGCGCCGAGCTCGGCGGCACTGACCTCTCCGTGGTCGCGCAGGGCCACGCGGACGCGGCGCAGCGTGTCGCCGTCCAGGCCGGCGGCGTCCGGGGTGGGCGGGGTGAACAGGGCGTCCAGGTGCCCCTGGTGCACGTGGCCCTGCGCCCAGAGGGCCGCGCGTTCCCGCGCACGGTCGAGGGCGAGCAGAAACCGTTCGGGCGTGACGGGCTTGACGAGGTAGTCGGCCGCGCCGTGCAGCAGGGCGTCCTGAACGCTGGGTGCGTCGCTGGCAGCGGTGACGAGGATGGCGTCCACGCGCTCACCGCTCACGCGCGCTTCGCGCAGCAGGTCCAGGCCGCGCCCATCGGGCAGGTGCACGTCCAGCAGCAGCAGGTCCGGGCGCAGCGTGCGGATCATGGCGCGCGCCACGCGCAGTGACTCCGCCTGGCCCAGCACGGTGAACCCGCCGGCGCGGTCCAGCAGCCGCCAGTGCAGCGCGGCAATCTGCGGATCGTCCTCCACGATCAGGACCCGCAGGGGCGGGGAGAGCGGGGAAGACGTCATGGGTGCGCGGCCTCCAGGGGCAGGTCGAGGGTGAAGCGCGTCCAGCTGAGCCCGGCCGGGTCCGTGACGCGGTCGTGCGTCAGGTGCGCCCCGAGCGCCTGCGCGCGGTCGGCCACCAGGGCGAGGCCCACCCCCCGCCCGGGGCCCTTGCTGCTCACGCCGCGAGTGGTGAGCGTGACTGCGAGGTCCGGTGGTACTCCCGCGCCGGTGTCCCGGACCTCAAGGACCAGTCCTTCCGGGTCCGCGGCAATCAGGACCCGCACCTGCCGCTCCCCCGGGGCGCTGATCACGGCCTCCAGGGCGTTCTCGATCAGGTTGCCGGCCGCAAGTTCCAGGAGGTCCAGCGCGCCGGGCGGCAGCTCTGACGCCAAGGCCGAGAGCGGATCGAGCGTGAGGGTCACCCCGAGTTCCGCGGCGCGGTCGAACTTGCCGAGCAGCAGCGCCGAGAGCCGCACGTGCCGCAGGTTGCGGACCGCCCCGGCGTGCTCGGTGTGCCGCTCGGCCTGCGCGTGAATCAGGCGCAGCGCCTCAGCCGTCTCGCCCAGGTGAAGGAGCCCCGCCAGGGTGTGCAGGCGGTTCGTGAACTCATGTGTCTGCGCGCGCAGCAGCTCCGCGTACCGCTGGGACTGCGTCAGTTCGTCCGCTAGGGCCCGCACGCGCGCCAGGTCACGCAGGGTGACCACCAGCGCGCCCTCCCCGGCGTCCTGCGCGGCCAGCAGCACCGGACGGCCGCGGAGTTCCGCCGTGAGGGTGCCCTGCTCCGGGCGGGGCAGGGGCAGGTCCGCGGGCCACGGCAGGGGCAGCGCCTCGGCGGGCGTGCCCAGCAGCGCGCGCGCCTGCGGGTTCATGACGAACACCTGCCCCGCCCGGGCCACCAGCACGCCCTCTTCCAGGGTGTTCAGCACCGCGCGGTACTGCCGCAGGCCCCCGGCGATCTGTTCCGGTTCCAGGCCCAGCATCTCGTCACGCGCGCGCCGCGCCACCAGCAGTGCGAGCGTCAGGGCCAGCAGCAGCGACCCCAGGTACCAGGGCAGCGCGGCGCGCAGCACGTCCCGGAACACGTCCCGCAACCGCGGCAGCAGGAAGCCCACGCTGGCCAGCCCCAGCACCCGCCCCCGCCCGTCCAGGACCGGCACTTTCGACCGGACCGAGCGGCCCAGCGTGCCCTCCACCGTTTCCGTGACGCTCCGGCCACGCAGGAACGCCGTGAAGTCGCCCCCCTGCATCCGCTCCCCGATGCGGGCGGGGTTCGGATGCGTGAGACGCCGCGCCGACCGGTCCGTGATCACCACGTAATCCGCGCCCAGCTGCTCCCGGTACCGGTTGAGCAGCGGGCTGAGGTTCATGCGCTGCCCCGTGTCGCCCTCCAGCGCCGCCACCACCGGCGGCAGGCTGGCCACCAGCCGCGACTCCCGCAGGGACCGCTCCGCGAAGGA from Deinococcus taeanensis carries:
- a CDS encoding response regulator; the protein is MTSSPLSPPLRVLIVEDDPQIAALHWRLLDRAGGFTVLGQAESLRVARAMIRTLRPDLLLLDVHLPDGRGLDLLREARVSGERVDAILVTAASDAPSVQDALLHGAADYLVKPVTPERFLLALDRARERAALWAQGHVHQGHLDALFTPPTPDAAGLDGDTLRRVRVALRDHGEVSAAELGAQLGLSRVTAWRYLEHLVDTGEASVSTAAPTGGRPAKRYRRR
- the lpdA gene encoding dihydrolipoyl dehydrogenase, yielding MDSYDVLVIGGGPAGYVAAIRAAQLGFRTACVDAFERNGKASLGGTCLNVGCIPSKAMLDSSEKFEMMQHDFAEHGINVQGASVDLTKMLARKSTVVDKLTGGVAFLFRKNKITSFHGLGRLVRQDGDSWIVDAAGTEVNAKHVIVATGSSPRALPLAPFGGHIVENSGALTFTEVPTKLGVIGAGVIGLELGSVWRRLGAQVTVLEALPGFLMAADDAIAKEGLKQFQKQGLDFHFGVQISRVEQDDTGVSVTYTEKEQEVTVRFDKLIVSIGRVPHTAGLGADAVGLALDERGFVKVDHHYRTNLPGIYAIGDVIGGAMLAHKAEEEGVALAEMIAGQAGHVNYDVIPWVIYTSPEIAWAGVTEKQAKEKGLQVKTGQFPFSANGRALGHGDTRGFVKIIADAQTDKLLGVHMIGGGVSELIGEVVAIMEFGGSSEDLARTVHAHPTLSEVVKEAALAADKRALHM
- a CDS encoding helix-turn-helix domain-containing protein; amino-acid sequence: MIQSIIEGDPREHGFETSAWTTLRIREVIGLKFGVWLNRGHLSRTLRRWGFSYQRPAVRAVERNEEEVATWVRVHGEALGKKNR
- a CDS encoding glycosyltransferase family 4 protein, which encodes MALVSALAVVLKVLILSQYFWPESFRINDVAQGLQEQGHQVEVLTGFPNYPFGQFFAGYEARRPARDVLGKVRIHRVPLLARRNGKGLRLLLNYLSFAVSAAMFGPFLVRRPDVILVFEPSPVTVGFPAAVLRRVFQVPVAFWVQDLWPESLVATGSLRNRRALALVSRIVRWIYRHCDLLLVQSRAFSRSLVKHGVSLSKIEYLPNSAEAFYRPVAIPADAPERQLVPQDGIVNLMFAGNLGVSQDLETLVDAAAQLRHEPVRWLILGDGRQRPWLEEEIRRRELQSCIHLLGSYPAETMPRFFALADILLVSLKDDPAFRATIPSKLQSYLACGRPVLAALNGEGARVTLDAGAGLTVAAERPDELARAVLEFIRLSPTQREEMGERGRRYFLRNFERGYLLHQLIELLGSVATRGITKEPKA
- a CDS encoding dTDP-4-dehydrorhamnose reductase family protein; translated protein: MKLLILGGDGMFGHQFYRHMRDKHDVRVTVRQDFSAYAPFGLFDPRRTYTGIDVRSTDRLMEVMADFHPEAVINAVGIVKQRHTAKESIPSLEINALLPHRLTELTRLCGARLVHLSTDCVFSGRKGLYQETDFPDADDLYGRSKYLGEVADSHTLTLRTSIIGPELSRKTSLLEWVLAQKGSVSGFQRAIFSGFTTLELSRIIEKLLLQHPDASGLYQVSSEPIDKYQLLLLIREAYQLPIDIVPNDQLVIDRSLDSSRFRQEFNYQPPTWQTMIDEVAGQRRADECQSPLVASQVD
- a CDS encoding O-antigen ligase family protein — protein: MATTALRTTLMVGLLCLGVQLGEPATLRALRWGLLIVYLTALINGLALQGWDLTQLRLSHPYVTPVSLGMAGALGLWLSLETRPEEQWRQGFPWRLVLGVLGLLTAVLSGSRGPLAVAFLGTLLLLGWHRGRRWRVLVITLLSTVALGALLLGERSQQRPLERLFTLDLTGRDLIWEDGLSVAQTLPWAGTGTLLLGPRIAPPGDSCTWFEALEVRGVGCPAAVEQVNNAWVFAHNGVVQALGETGLIGTAGLFLLLGAVLAAASGGPPLILTLVGGLLVGDLTDNVTLVPGPFFCAVFWLAAGGALARNPPRWSAAGKWGGALLLVMAFPIWTHFLPSNLDRQIRLTGLISPTSWRSDEPYTAAAQFRIPPGPYRVQLRSCRQSCVTVASHSFSSTGEAGAWQWLLGPLPSSRQVGGADGQPYELELRLWPGRSTPWRTRALASISWKVTVNP
- a CDS encoding ATP-binding protein — protein: MAFRLSSAPRAPALAREVALPHTPRLLRVQSRLFLTTLGAFVLLGLPVAGLVSQGVYGGIHRSFAERSLRESRLVASLPPVVAALEGDTGQRMNLSPLLNRYREQLGADYVVITDRSARRLTHPNPARIGERMQGGDFTAFLRGRSVTETVEGTLGRSVRSKVPVLDGRGRVLGLASVGFLLPRLRDVFRDVLRAALPWYLGSLLLALTLALLVARRARDEMLGLEPEQIAGGLRQYRAVLNTLEEGVLVARAGQVFVMNPQARALLGTPAEALPLPWPADLPLPRPEQGTLTAELRGRPVLLAAQDAGEGALVVTLRDLARVRALADELTQSQRYAELLRAQTHEFTNRLHTLAGLLHLGETAEALRLIHAQAERHTEHAGAVRNLRHVRLSALLLGKFDRAAELGVTLTLDPLSALASELPPGALDLLELAAGNLIENALEAVISAPGERQVRVLIAADPEGLVLEVRDTGAGVPPDLAVTLTTRGVSSKGPGRGVGLALVADRAQALGAHLTHDRVTDPAGLSWTRFTLDLPLEAAHP
- a CDS encoding IS630 family transposase; the encoded protein is MAFLDERGFRLKTTRVRTWGRCGQTPVVSTRLRWEHLSVIGAITTVGQFFQHTHHGAVRSPQVVAFLKHLLRHIVGEVVVVLDRAMIHRAKVVQAFVARHERLSLVPLPGDAPELNPIELVWADIKRNVLRNFCAPTVRTLKAPLTLGWQQIRRKYRPLAFIRATPLTASLLT